The following proteins come from a genomic window of Pseudomonas sp. WJP1:
- a CDS encoding MFS transporter encodes MSTATPPVSRKLFGLFCLASYLLSLSYGSTFLLSLLIGSRGGNEHDAGSVISAAMLSTFAAVIVSGHLSDLLGAARSVALFGLLLVAASLGFALTPGVGHLLLFFGLLLGLGWGVFYTLGPIIVASLVTPAQRAKYFALLSGSMMTGIGSGPLLGRAASALGYPLTAAFYLAALASLIGVLLFWQLDRHLKNASLQSTAVSRISWRATAQVLSSRAVFAIIMVGLGGCVFGGLSSFQTSYAAARSLDYSLFFLGFMGAAISSRMLIAGFVVKRDPLRASCLLSGLMLGSILMFGFVIDDGLSYVIAAVMLGVGYGLTYSVINGLAANEAPSGTTAQALLLFSLSYFIGVFGFPLLAGKIIVEQGMATLLLTVMAVALLNWLITVGRLIWRRVCTTKALQQA; translated from the coding sequence ATGTCCACTGCAACACCTCCAGTCTCCAGGAAATTGTTCGGCCTCTTTTGCCTGGCCAGCTACCTGCTCTCACTGTCCTACGGTTCGACCTTCTTGCTGTCGCTGCTGATCGGCTCGCGTGGCGGCAACGAACACGACGCCGGCAGTGTGATTTCGGCGGCGATGCTCAGCACGTTTGCGGCGGTAATTGTGTCCGGTCACTTGTCCGACCTGCTCGGTGCCGCGCGTTCGGTCGCGCTGTTCGGTCTGTTGCTGGTGGCGGCCAGCCTGGGCTTCGCCCTGACGCCGGGCGTGGGCCACCTGCTGCTGTTTTTCGGGCTGTTGCTAGGGTTGGGTTGGGGGGTGTTCTACACCCTCGGGCCGATCATCGTCGCAAGCCTGGTCACTCCCGCACAACGGGCCAAATACTTCGCGTTGCTGTCGGGCAGCATGATGACCGGGATCGGCAGCGGGCCCTTGCTGGGGCGCGCCGCAAGCGCCCTCGGCTACCCGCTGACGGCGGCGTTTTACCTCGCTGCGCTGGCCAGCCTGATCGGGGTTTTGCTGTTCTGGCAGCTCGATCGACACCTGAAAAACGCGTCGCTGCAATCGACTGCGGTGTCGCGGATTTCCTGGCGTGCAACGGCCCAAGTGCTGTCGTCCAGAGCGGTGTTTGCAATCATCATGGTCGGCCTCGGCGGTTGCGTATTCGGTGGCCTGTCGAGTTTCCAGACCAGCTACGCAGCGGCGCGCTCGCTCGATTATTCGCTGTTCTTCCTGGGCTTCATGGGCGCGGCGATCAGCAGCCGCATGCTGATCGCCGGTTTCGTGGTCAAGCGTGATCCGTTGCGCGCTTCCTGCCTGCTGTCAGGCCTGATGCTGGGCTCGATCCTGATGTTCGGTTTCGTGATCGATGATGGCTTGAGCTACGTGATCGCGGCGGTCATGCTCGGGGTCGGCTACGGGCTGACCTACTCGGTGATCAACGGCCTCGCCGCCAATGAAGCGCCGAGCGGCACCACGGCGCAGGCCTTGCTGTTGTTCAGCCTGTCGTACTTTATCGGCGTGTTCGGCTTTCCGTTGCTCGCCGGGAAAATCATCGTCGAACAAGGCATGGCCACGCTGCTGCTCACGGTAATGGCGGTCGCCCTGCTCAATTGGCTGATCACCGTGGGGCGATTGATCTGGCGTCGAGTCTGCACCACCAAGGCGTTGCAGCAGGCCTGA
- a CDS encoding MFS transporter, translating to MQPQTLTGQASLAAPSRKRFFIMVLLFITVVINYLDRSNLSIAAPALTSDLGIDPIHVGLIFSAFGWTYAAMQIPGGWLVDRVPPRILYTAALLLWSIATVMLGFAGSFVALFVLRMAVGALEAPAYPINSRVVTTWFPERERATAIGFYTSGQFVGLAFLTPVLAWLQHEFGWHMVFVTTGAVGILWAVIWYAVYREPRDFKGANDAEIELIKEGGGLVDIQSEQAKVKAKFSWTDLGIVLTKRKLWGIYLGQFCLNSTLWFFLTWFPTYLVKYRGMDFIKSGLLASLPFLAAFVGVLCSGFFSDFLIRRGYTVGFARKLPIISGLLISTSIIGANFVESTPLVIAFLALAFFGNGLASITWSLVSTLAPARLLGLTGGVFNFIGNLSAIATPIVIGFLASGDSFAPAITYISVLALIGALSYILLVGKVERIKL from the coding sequence ATGCAACCGCAAACCCTCACCGGGCAGGCGTCGTTGGCGGCGCCCAGCCGCAAGCGTTTTTTCATCATGGTCCTGTTGTTCATCACCGTGGTGATCAACTACCTGGACCGCAGCAACCTGTCGATCGCCGCACCGGCGCTGACCAGCGACCTGGGTATCGATCCAATCCACGTCGGCCTGATCTTCTCGGCCTTCGGCTGGACCTACGCCGCCATGCAGATTCCTGGTGGCTGGCTGGTGGACCGGGTACCGCCGCGCATTCTCTATACCGCCGCACTGCTGTTATGGTCGATTGCCACGGTCATGCTTGGCTTCGCGGGCAGTTTCGTCGCCCTGTTCGTGTTGCGCATGGCCGTCGGTGCCCTGGAAGCGCCGGCCTATCCGATCAACAGCCGCGTGGTCACCACCTGGTTCCCGGAGCGTGAGCGCGCCACGGCCATCGGTTTCTACACCTCCGGGCAGTTCGTCGGCCTGGCATTCCTGACACCGGTTCTGGCCTGGCTGCAGCATGAATTCGGCTGGCACATGGTGTTCGTCACCACCGGTGCAGTGGGCATTCTGTGGGCGGTGATCTGGTACGCGGTGTATCGCGAGCCACGGGATTTCAAAGGCGCCAACGACGCCGAAATCGAGCTGATCAAAGAAGGCGGCGGGCTGGTGGACATCCAGTCCGAACAGGCCAAGGTCAAAGCCAAATTCAGCTGGACCGATCTGGGCATTGTCCTGACCAAGCGCAAGCTCTGGGGCATTTACCTCGGCCAGTTCTGCCTCAACTCGACGCTGTGGTTTTTCCTGACGTGGTTCCCGACCTACCTGGTGAAATACCGCGGCATGGACTTCATCAAGTCCGGCTTGCTGGCATCGCTGCCGTTTCTCGCGGCGTTCGTCGGTGTGCTGTGTTCCGGGTTCTTCTCGGACTTCCTGATTCGTCGTGGCTACACCGTGGGTTTCGCCCGCAAGTTGCCGATCATCAGTGGCCTGCTGATCTCCACGTCGATCATCGGCGCCAATTTCGTCGAATCGACGCCGCTGGTGATTGCCTTCCTCGCGCTGGCGTTTTTCGGCAACGGCCTGGCGTCGATCACCTGGTCACTGGTGTCGACCCTGGCGCCGGCGCGCTTGCTTGGGCTGACCGGCGGGGTGTTCAACTTCATCGGCAACCTGTCGGCCATCGCCACGCCGATCGTCATCGGCTTCCTGGCCAGCGGTGACTCCTTTGCCCCGGCCATCACCTATATCTCGGTGCTGGCGTTGATCGGTGCACTTTCCTACATCCTGCTGGTGGGCAAGGTCGAGCGTATCAAGTTGTAG
- a CDS encoding AraC family transcriptional regulator, translating into MLLTRHLDANATLVSLIEPLSTRDGFVPTALPGVQVLRASCDVARGPQIYEPSLVIIAQGSKLAYLGPRTLEYGAGHYLIQALPVPFECETFAAPDGPMLGVSVAIDRVMLGELVLAMGLAPGRHIPAQTPESMTSAVLDDAMRGCVERLLRCLHDPLECQIMGQARLRELLFVALRGPQADVLRALVEQQGQFARIAASLSHLHAHYTEPLNVETLASCANMSASTFHEHFKRSTLLSPVQYLKRLRLLRAQQLLLGEGLGVAQVAHRVGYQSTSQFSREYKRYFERNPGDERAA; encoded by the coding sequence ATGTTGTTGACCCGTCACCTTGATGCCAATGCCACCCTGGTTTCGCTGATCGAGCCGCTATCGACGCGCGACGGATTCGTCCCGACCGCCTTGCCGGGCGTGCAGGTTCTGCGGGCCAGTTGCGATGTGGCCCGTGGGCCGCAGATCTATGAGCCGAGCCTGGTGATCATCGCCCAGGGCAGCAAACTGGCGTACCTGGGGCCGCGCACCCTTGAATATGGGGCAGGGCACTATCTGATCCAGGCGCTGCCGGTGCCGTTCGAGTGCGAAACTTTTGCGGCGCCCGACGGGCCGATGCTCGGGGTGTCGGTTGCGATCGACCGGGTGATGCTGGGCGAGCTGGTGTTGGCGATGGGCCTGGCGCCGGGGCGGCATATCCCGGCGCAAACACCTGAGTCCATGACTTCGGCCGTACTCGATGATGCGATGCGCGGTTGTGTCGAGCGACTGCTGCGTTGCCTGCACGATCCGCTGGAATGCCAGATCATGGGGCAGGCGCGCTTGCGTGAATTGCTGTTTGTCGCACTCCGTGGTCCGCAGGCCGATGTATTGCGGGCGCTGGTTGAGCAGCAGGGGCAGTTCGCCCGGATCGCGGCGTCCCTCAGTCATCTGCATGCGCATTACACCGAACCGTTGAACGTCGAGACCCTGGCCAGTTGCGCGAATATGAGTGCGTCGACCTTTCATGAGCATTTCAAGCGCAGCACCTTGCTGTCGCCGGTGCAGTACCTGAAGCGATTGCGTTTGCTCAGGGCGCAGCAGTTGTTATTGGGCGAGGGGTTGGGCGTGGCGCAGGTGGCGCATCGGGTGGGGTATCAGAGCACGTCGCAGTTCAGTCGCGAGTACAAGCGCTACTTCGAGCGTAACCCCGGGGACGAACGCGCCGCCTGA
- a CDS encoding NAD(P)-dependent alcohol dehydrogenase: MYTAIGYAAQSATTPLAPMKFQRRSPRPDDVAIEILYCGVCHSDIHQARNEWGIAVYPLMPGHEIVGKVTAIGANVTKHKVGDLVGVGCMVDSCRSCEACHADLEQYCLEGPTMTYATPDRVDGSNTMGGYSDSIVVSEHFVVRIPEKLDLASAAPILCAGITTYSPLKHYGVKAGDKVGILGMGGLGHMGIKFAKAMGAEVTLFTRSASKAEEGRRQGADHVIVSTDAEQMKAAAGHFDFLLDTIPVQHDLNPYLDTLRFDGVHILVGLIEPIDPPVHAAKLVLGRRVLAGSLIGGVAETQEVLDFCAEHNITCDIEMLDIRQINEAYARMIAGDVKYRFVIDMATLKL, translated from the coding sequence ATGTACACCGCCATCGGATATGCCGCCCAGTCGGCCACCACGCCCCTCGCCCCGATGAAATTCCAGCGTCGCAGCCCACGGCCCGACGACGTCGCGATCGAGATTCTCTACTGCGGCGTTTGCCATTCCGACATCCATCAGGCACGCAATGAATGGGGCATTGCCGTTTACCCGTTGATGCCTGGCCACGAGATCGTCGGAAAAGTTACCGCCATAGGTGCGAACGTTACTAAACATAAGGTCGGCGATCTGGTCGGCGTCGGCTGCATGGTCGACTCTTGCCGCAGTTGCGAAGCCTGCCACGCCGACCTCGAGCAATACTGCCTCGAAGGTCCGACCATGACCTACGCCACCCCCGACCGCGTCGATGGCAGCAACACCATGGGCGGTTACTCCGACAGCATCGTGGTCAGCGAGCATTTCGTGGTGCGCATTCCGGAAAAACTCGACCTGGCCAGCGCCGCACCGATCCTGTGTGCCGGCATTACCACCTACTCGCCGCTCAAGCACTACGGAGTCAAGGCGGGCGACAAGGTGGGGATTCTCGGCATGGGTGGCCTGGGCCACATGGGCATCAAGTTCGCCAAGGCCATGGGCGCCGAAGTGACGTTGTTCACCCGTTCGGCGAGCAAGGCCGAGGAAGGTCGTCGTCAGGGCGCCGATCACGTGATCGTGTCCACCGATGCCGAACAGATGAAGGCTGCGGCGGGACATTTCGACTTCCTGCTGGACACCATTCCGGTGCAGCACGATCTCAACCCGTACCTCGACACCCTGCGCTTCGACGGCGTGCACATTCTGGTGGGCCTGATCGAACCGATCGATCCGCCGGTGCATGCCGCGAAACTGGTGCTGGGCCGTCGCGTGCTGGCCGGCTCCTTGATCGGCGGAGTCGCCGAAACCCAGGAAGTGCTGGATTTCTGCGCCGAACACAACATCACTTGCGACATCGAGATGCTCGACATCCGCCAGATCAACGAGGCCTACGCGCGCATGATCGCCGGTGACGTGAAGTACCGTTTCGTCATCGACATGGCGACCCTCAAGCTTTAA
- a CDS encoding GNAT family N-acetyltransferase — protein sequence MTIEIRPATPSDAPQILAFITELADYERARHEVIASVADIERSLFSEGATAHGLICLREGVPIGFAVFFFSYSTWLGSNCLYLEDLYITPEQRGGGAGKTLLRHLAKIACANDCGRFEWSVLEWNIPAIDFYKSLGAQPQEEWVRYRMDGAVLRDFAEGN from the coding sequence ATGACGATCGAAATCCGCCCGGCGACCCCCAGTGACGCGCCGCAAATCCTCGCGTTCATCACTGAACTGGCCGACTACGAACGTGCTCGCCATGAAGTCATCGCCAGTGTCGCCGACATCGAGCGCAGCCTGTTCAGTGAAGGAGCGACGGCCCATGGCCTGATCTGCCTGCGCGAGGGTGTGCCCATCGGTTTTGCGGTGTTCTTTTTCAGCTACTCCACGTGGCTGGGCAGCAACTGCCTGTACCTCGAAGACCTGTACATCACCCCTGAGCAGCGCGGCGGCGGTGCGGGTAAAACCCTGCTGCGGCATCTGGCGAAAATCGCCTGTGCCAACGACTGTGGGCGCTTTGAATGGAGCGTGCTGGAGTGGAACATCCCGGCCATCGACTTCTACAAATCCCTGGGCGCACAGCCGCAGGAAGAGTGGGTTCGATACCGCATGGATGGGGCAGTCTTGCGGGATTTTGCTGAGGGTAATTAA
- a CDS encoding IclR family transcriptional regulator, with amino-acid sequence MQEDAPKIAKDAAPTGTQTLLRGLGVVQAVASGARDLKEIARLIGTTRSTTHRLASCLVDERYLRVVPQVGYLLGPKLIELGFQAREELPLVTLAGPYLDELSALTGDTIHLAIREGDEVLYLHKNPGRNGPEMRSRVGHRMPLARTGIGKALMLDDSPQEWQRLYEVSLPVGGKNQFWPQHPEQSWEQFQQRMIEYVDGGYAFDLEDNEPSIRCVAAPIRDASKRIVAAISIASTVPYMPLEKMAELIPLIKGVTARLSAELGLKV; translated from the coding sequence ATGCAGGAAGACGCCCCAAAAATCGCCAAGGACGCCGCACCGACCGGCACCCAGACACTGCTTCGCGGCCTGGGTGTGGTTCAGGCCGTGGCCAGTGGCGCCCGCGATCTCAAGGAAATCGCCCGGTTGATCGGCACCACGCGCAGCACCACCCATCGCCTGGCCAGTTGCCTGGTGGACGAGCGGTATCTGCGGGTGGTGCCGCAGGTCGGTTATCTGTTGGGGCCCAAGCTGATCGAACTGGGGTTTCAGGCGCGCGAAGAATTGCCGTTGGTGACCCTGGCCGGGCCTTACCTGGATGAGTTGTCGGCGTTGACCGGCGACACCATTCACCTGGCCATCCGCGAAGGCGACGAGGTGCTGTACCTGCACAAGAATCCCGGGCGCAACGGTCCGGAGATGCGCTCGCGGGTCGGCCATCGCATGCCCTTGGCGCGCACCGGGATCGGCAAGGCGCTGATGCTCGATGACTCGCCGCAAGAGTGGCAGCGCTTGTACGAAGTCAGCCTGCCGGTGGGTGGGAAAAACCAGTTCTGGCCGCAGCATCCCGAGCAATCCTGGGAGCAGTTCCAGCAGCGCATGATCGAGTACGTGGACGGCGGTTATGCCTTCGACCTGGAAGACAACGAACCGTCGATCCGCTGCGTGGCGGCGCCGATCCGCGATGCCAGCAAACGCATCGTCGCCGCCATCAGCATCGCCAGCACCGTGCCGTACATGCCGCTGGAAAAAATGGCCGAGCTGATTCCCCTGATCAAAGGGGTCACGGCCCGGCTGTCGGCGGAGCTTGGCCTCAAGGTTTAA
- a CDS encoding 2-dehydro-3-deoxygalactonokinase: MQAQLIALDWGTTSLRAYKLAAGGQVLEQRSLSSGIMQLPKAARIINGRECVDGFELAFDEACGDWLDEQPDLPVIACGMVGSAQGWREAAYRDTPANVASLGTSLQTVRSLRGVDVHIVPGVIQRSRLPNVMRGEETQVLGVLQNLAGEAGSDLLIGLPGSHSKWVEVANGCIVHFDTFMTGEVFAVLSEHSILGRTQQRGASFDADAFDRGVQVALSADGEIGPLSTLFSARSLGLTGELSATAQADYLSGLLIGHELSALACVQRRRRNSVHLPSIILIGNSQLCSRYSRALDACGFARVTLAEQATERGLWQLALAAGLIASTPNR; encoded by the coding sequence ATGCAGGCGCAATTGATCGCGCTCGACTGGGGGACAACCTCATTACGTGCTTACAAACTTGCCGCGGGCGGCCAGGTGCTCGAACAACGTTCGTTGTCGTCGGGGATCATGCAGTTGCCCAAGGCTGCGCGAATTATCAACGGTCGCGAATGCGTCGACGGTTTTGAACTGGCGTTTGATGAGGCTTGTGGCGATTGGCTCGACGAACAGCCCGACTTGCCGGTGATCGCCTGCGGCATGGTCGGCAGCGCCCAGGGCTGGCGTGAAGCGGCCTATCGCGACACACCGGCGAACGTCGCCAGCCTCGGCACTTCCCTGCAAACCGTTCGCAGCCTGCGCGGTGTCGATGTGCACATCGTGCCGGGGGTGATCCAGCGTTCGCGCCTGCCGAACGTGATGCGCGGCGAAGAAACCCAGGTGCTCGGCGTCTTGCAGAACCTCGCGGGCGAGGCGGGCAGCGATCTGCTGATCGGCCTGCCGGGCAGCCATTCGAAATGGGTGGAAGTGGCCAACGGCTGCATCGTGCATTTCGATACCTTCATGACCGGCGAAGTCTTCGCCGTGCTCAGCGAACACAGCATCCTGGGGCGTACCCAACAGCGCGGCGCGTCATTCGATGCGGATGCATTCGATCGCGGCGTGCAGGTGGCGTTGTCGGCAGACGGCGAAATCGGCCCCCTGTCGACCTTGTTCAGCGCCCGCAGCCTCGGCCTCACCGGTGAACTCAGCGCCACGGCGCAAGCGGATTACCTGTCCGGCCTGTTGATCGGCCATGAACTGTCGGCCCTGGCCTGCGTGCAGCGCCGTCGCCGCAACAGCGTGCACCTGCCTTCGATCATCCTCATCGGCAATTCCCAACTGTGCAGCCGCTACAGCCGCGCACTCGATGCCTGCGGTTTTGCGCGGGTGACCTTGGCCGAGCAGGCCACCGAACGCGGGTTGTGGCAGCTGGCACTGGCGGCCGGCCTGATCGCGTCCACGCCAAATCGTTAA
- a CDS encoding electron transfer flavoprotein-ubiquinone oxidoreductase: MEREYMEFDVVIVGAGPAGLSAACRLKQKAAEAGKEISVCVVEKGSEVGAHILSGAVFEPRALNELFPDWKELGAPLNTPVTRDDIFVLKNAESAQKIPDFFVPKTMHNEGNYIISLGNLCRWLAQQAENLGVEIYPGFAAQEALFDENGVVRGIITGDLGVDREGNPKEGLYTPGMELRGKYTLFAEGCRGHIGKQLIKRFNLASDADAQHYGIGLKEIWEVDPAKHQPGLVVHTAGWPMDIMGTENTGGSFLYHLENNQVVVGLIVDLSYSNTYLSPFDEFQRLKHHPVLKQYLEGGKRVSYGARAICKGGLNSLPKMVFKGGALIGCDLGTLNFAKIKGSHTAMKSGMLAADAVADRLFAESEGGDELTNYVESFKNSWLYEELFASRNFGPAIHKFGAIVGGGFNWLDQNIFGGKLPFTLHDTKPDYACLKLAADCKKIDYPKPDGKISFDKLSSVFISGTNHEEEQPCHLKLADASIPISKNLPLYDEPAQRYCPAGVYEVVTKEDGEKRFQINAQNCVHCKTCDIKDPAQNITWVTPEGAGGPTYPNM, from the coding sequence GTGGAACGCGAATACATGGAATTCGACGTGGTCATCGTCGGTGCCGGCCCCGCTGGTCTTTCCGCTGCCTGCCGATTGAAGCAGAAGGCCGCCGAAGCCGGTAAGGAAATCAGCGTCTGCGTGGTCGAAAAAGGCTCCGAAGTCGGTGCTCACATCTTGTCTGGTGCAGTGTTCGAACCCCGCGCCCTGAACGAACTGTTCCCGGACTGGAAAGAACTCGGCGCGCCGCTGAACACGCCGGTCACCCGCGATGACATCTTCGTGCTGAAAAACGCCGAAAGCGCGCAAAAAATTCCAGACTTCTTTGTGCCCAAGACCATGCACAACGAAGGCAACTACATCATTTCCCTGGGTAACCTGTGCCGCTGGCTGGCCCAGCAGGCCGAGAACCTGGGCGTGGAGATCTACCCGGGCTTCGCCGCCCAGGAAGCACTGTTCGACGAAAACGGCGTGGTCCGTGGGATCATCACCGGCGATCTGGGCGTTGACCGCGAGGGCAACCCGAAAGAAGGCCTGTACACCCCGGGCATGGAGCTGCGCGGCAAGTACACGCTGTTCGCCGAAGGTTGCCGCGGCCACATCGGCAAGCAACTGATCAAGCGCTTCAACCTCGCCAGCGATGCCGACGCCCAGCACTACGGCATCGGCCTGAAGGAAATCTGGGAAGTCGACCCGGCCAAGCACCAGCCAGGCCTGGTGGTGCACACCGCCGGTTGGCCGATGGACATCATGGGCACCGAGAACACCGGTGGCTCGTTCCTCTATCACCTGGAAAACAACCAGGTGGTCGTTGGCCTGATCGTCGACCTGTCCTACAGCAACACCTACCTGTCGCCGTTCGACGAGTTCCAGCGCCTCAAGCATCACCCGGTGCTCAAGCAGTATCTGGAAGGCGGCAAGCGCGTCAGCTACGGCGCCCGCGCCATCTGCAAAGGCGGCCTGAACTCGCTGCCGAAAATGGTTTTCAAGGGCGGCGCGCTGATCGGTTGCGACCTCGGCACCCTGAACTTCGCCAAGATCAAGGGCAGCCACACCGCGATGAAGTCCGGCATGCTGGCGGCTGACGCCGTGGCCGATCGCCTGTTCGCCGAGTCCGAAGGCGGCGACGAGCTGACCAACTACGTCGAAAGCTTCAAGAACAGCTGGCTGTACGAAGAACTGTTCGCCAGCCGCAACTTCGGCCCGGCGATCCACAAGTTCGGCGCCATCGTCGGCGGTGGTTTCAACTGGCTGGACCAGAACATCTTCGGCGGCAAACTGCCGTTCACCCTGCACGACACCAAGCCGGATTATGCGTGCCTGAAACTGGCGGCCGACTGCAAGAAGATCGACTACCCGAAACCGGATGGCAAGATCAGCTTCGACAAACTGAGTTCGGTGTTCATCTCCGGTACCAACCATGAAGAAGAGCAGCCGTGCCACCTGAAACTGGCCGACGCGAGCATCCCGATCAGCAAGAACCTGCCGCTGTACGACGAACCTGCCCAGCGCTACTGCCCGGCCGGCGTGTATGAAGTAGTGACCAAGGAAGACGGCGAGAAGCGCTTCCAGATCAACGCCCAGAACTGTGTTCACTGCAAGACCTGCGACATCAAGGACCCTGCACAGAACATCACCTGGGTGACACCGGAAGGTGCCGGCGGCCCGACTTACCCGAACATGTAA
- a CDS encoding 2-dehydro-3-deoxy-6-phosphogalactonate aldolase, giving the protein MLKQALAQNGLIAILRGLRPQEAAAMGEVLYAAGFRVIEVPLNSPEPYESIRILRSTLPADCLIGAGTVLTPQQVEQVKAAGGQVIVMPHSDPQVLRAAKAAGLYLSPGVATPTEAFAALAEGADVLKMFPAEQMGPAVVKAWLAVLPAGTILAPVGGVTPDNMQVFIDAGVKGFGLGSGLFKPGMTPDEVALNAKAYVAAWKALR; this is encoded by the coding sequence ATGCTCAAACAAGCACTGGCGCAAAACGGGCTGATCGCGATCCTGCGTGGCCTGCGCCCGCAAGAAGCCGCCGCCATGGGTGAAGTCCTGTATGCCGCCGGATTTCGCGTGATCGAAGTGCCGCTCAATTCCCCTGAGCCGTACGAAAGCATCCGCATCCTGCGCAGCACGTTGCCCGCCGATTGCCTGATCGGCGCGGGCACGGTGCTGACGCCGCAGCAGGTTGAACAGGTGAAGGCGGCCGGCGGCCAGGTGATCGTCATGCCCCACAGCGATCCGCAGGTGTTGCGCGCAGCGAAAGCGGCCGGCCTATACCTGTCGCCCGGTGTCGCCACCCCGACCGAAGCCTTCGCGGCACTGGCCGAAGGCGCGGATGTGCTGAAGATGTTCCCGGCCGAGCAGATGGGCCCGGCGGTCGTCAAGGCCTGGCTCGCGGTGCTGCCGGCGGGAACGATCCTGGCGCCGGTCGGTGGCGTCACCCCGGACAACATGCAGGTGTTCATCGACGCGGGCGTCAAAGGCTTTGGCCTCGGTTCCGGGTTGTTCAAACCGGGCATGACGCCAGACGAAGTGGCGCTTAACGCCAAGGCTTACGTGGCTGCCTGGAAAGCCCTTCGCTAA
- the dgoD gene encoding galactonate dehydratase: MKITKLTTFIVPPRWCFLKVETDEGVTGWGEPVVEGRAHTVAAAVEELSDYLIGKDPRNIEDIWTVLYRGGFYRGGAIHMSALAGIDQALWDIKGKALGVSVSDLLGGQVRDKIRVYSWIGGDRPADTARAAKEAVSRGFTAVKMNGTEELQFLDTFDKVDLALANVAAVRDAVGPNVGIGVDFHGRVHKPMAKVLMKELDPYKLMFIEEPVLSENYEALKELAPLTSTPIALGERLFSRWDFKRVLSEGYVDIIQPDASHAGGITETRKIANMAEAYDVALALHCPLGPIALAACLQLDAACYNAFIQEQSLGIHYNESNDLLDYVKDPRVFDYDKGFVKIPNGPGLGIEINEEYVIERAAVGHRWRNPIWRHADGSFAEW; encoded by the coding sequence ATGAAAATCACCAAACTGACCACCTTCATCGTTCCGCCACGCTGGTGCTTCCTCAAGGTCGAGACCGATGAAGGCGTCACCGGCTGGGGCGAGCCCGTGGTCGAAGGCCGCGCCCATACTGTCGCTGCAGCCGTTGAGGAATTGTCCGACTACCTGATCGGCAAAGACCCACGCAACATCGAAGACATCTGGACCGTGCTGTACCGCGGTGGCTTCTATCGTGGTGGCGCGATCCATATGAGCGCCCTGGCCGGCATCGACCAGGCGTTGTGGGACATCAAGGGCAAGGCGCTGGGCGTGTCGGTCAGTGACCTGCTGGGTGGACAGGTGCGGGACAAGATCCGCGTGTATTCGTGGATCGGCGGCGACCGCCCGGCAGACACCGCGCGCGCGGCGAAAGAAGCGGTCAGCCGGGGTTTCACCGCGGTGAAAATGAATGGCACCGAAGAGCTGCAGTTCCTCGATACCTTCGACAAGGTCGACCTGGCCCTGGCCAACGTCGCCGCCGTGCGTGATGCGGTGGGGCCGAACGTCGGCATCGGTGTCGACTTCCATGGCCGGGTCCACAAGCCCATGGCCAAGGTGCTGATGAAGGAACTCGACCCGTACAAACTGATGTTCATCGAAGAACCGGTGCTCAGCGAAAACTACGAAGCGCTGAAGGAACTGGCACCGCTGACCAGCACGCCGATTGCCCTGGGTGAGCGCTTGTTCTCGCGCTGGGATTTCAAACGCGTGCTCAGCGAAGGCTATGTCGACATCATCCAGCCGGATGCTTCCCATGCGGGTGGCATCACCGAAACCCGCAAGATCGCCAACATGGCTGAAGCCTACGACGTGGCACTGGCACTGCATTGCCCGCTGGGCCCGATTGCCCTGGCGGCGTGCCTGCAACTGGACGCGGCCTGCTACAACGCGTTCATTCAGGAGCAGAGCCTGGGTATCCATTACAACGAGAGCAACGACCTGCTCGACTATGTGAAGGATCCGCGGGTGTTCGACTACGACAAAGGCTTTGTGAAGATCCCGAACGGCCCGGGCCTGGGCATTGAGATCAACGAGGAGTACGTGATCGAACGCGCCGCGGTCGGCCACCGCTGGCGCAACCCGATCTGGCGCCATGCCGACGGCAGTTTTGCCGAGTGGTGA